Part of the Streptomyces antimycoticus genome, ATCGGCCGTACGGTCCGTCGAGCCGTCGTCGATCACGACGATCTGCAGGCGCTGATGGGTGGAGGCGAGCAGCGAACGGATGGTGGCCTCGATGCCCGCCTCCTCGTTGTACGCGGGGATGAGCACCGTCACCGGCTCGTTGACCTGCTTCCCGGGCCGGAAGCGGGTGAGCCGCCGGACATGGGTGCGGGCGAACAGCACGAGCATCAGCAGCCGCAGCACCCCCAGCGCCCCCGCGATCCCCAGCACCCAGGTCATGGTGGACACGAAGCCGCGGCCGATGGCCGCGACCCAGATCAGCGCCTTGCCCTCCCAGCGTTCGAGGCCGGAGACCGGCACGTCGACCGGGGGCACGCCGAGCCCGCCGGTCACCGTGGTGAACTTCTTCGCCCGCGGGTCCTTCAGCAGCTTCTCGGTCTCCTGATACGCGGTGTCGGTCTGGCTGAACTGCCGGACCACCCCCTGCGCGGGCTTCTTGGCCGACCGGTCGGCGGCAACCAGCGCGTACCCCTCCTCGGCGACCCGCCGCGCGGCCTGCCACTCGTCGCCGCACAGCGTGTCCACATCGGTGGTCAGCGGCAGCCGGAGCAGCCGGGGCTGGACCCCCACGGAGCCCGCCAGCGCAGACTCGGTGAGGGACAGCTCCATCCGGGAGCGGCTGGGGGAGGCGGTGCCCATGTCGGCGCCGGTGTAGGTGTTCGACCCGAGCTCATGGCCCTCGGCGCGGATCCGGCGTACGAGGTCGGGGTACTGCGCCGCCTTGGCGCCGGATACGAAGAACGTGGCCCGCGCGTCGTACCTACGCAGCAGGTCCAGCAGGCGCGGGGTCTGGACGGGGTCGGGCCCGCCGTCGTAGGTGAGCGCGACGGTTCCGGCGGGCATGCTCACGGTCCGCACCTGTTCGCCGTTGATCTGCACCACCGGCCCACCGTCGGCCAGCGCCTGCGGCACCGGGCTGGTGCAGGGCCGCCGCGCCTTCGCCGCGTCGACCTCATGGGTCGTCCAGCCCTGGAACATCAGCAGGCCGAACATGACGGGAAGGACGAGGAGCAGAAGCAGCCAGTGCGCGCGCGGGTCACGGGACCGCTTGTGCCGCCCTCCTCGGGCCACGTGGCTGGATTCCTGGCGCTTTTTCGACTGGTTGCCCTCAAACATGGTTGGTCGCACGGTAGTTGGGGGGCGCCGAGCGGGTCCGGCGATGCAGCGCGAATGGATAAGAATTCCCGGGTCGCCCCCCGCCGCGCCGCCGCATCACGTAGTGGGATCCGTGGTGCGCGCGCGAAAGCGGCCGCCTCCGCGAGGTGGCTCTGCTTGACTGACGCCCATGACCTCTGCCGATGCGTCCGTCTTCGAGACCACCAGGCCCGCGTCCGCCGACTACCTCATCCGGTTCGCCGCGAGCGACGCCGGACGCGACTACAAGGGACGGATGCTGGACGCGCTCGAGCTCCGGGCCGGGCTGGCCGTCCTCGACGCGGGCTGCGGCCCCGGCGCCGATCTTCCCGCCCTCGCGGAGGCGGTCGCCCCCGGCGGTACGGTCATCGGGGT contains:
- a CDS encoding glycosyltransferase, translating into MFEGNQSKKRQESSHVARGGRHKRSRDPRAHWLLLLLVLPVMFGLLMFQGWTTHEVDAAKARRPCTSPVPQALADGGPVVQINGEQVRTVSMPAGTVALTYDGGPDPVQTPRLLDLLRRYDARATFFVSGAKAAQYPDLVRRIRAEGHELGSNTYTGADMGTASPSRSRMELSLTESALAGSVGVQPRLLRLPLTTDVDTLCGDEWQAARRVAEEGYALVAADRSAKKPAQGVVRQFSQTDTAYQETEKLLKDPRAKKFTTVTGGLGVPPVDVPVSGLERWEGKALIWVAAIGRGFVSTMTWVLGIAGALGVLRLLMLVLFARTHVRRLTRFRPGKQVNEPVTVLIPAYNEEAGIEATIRSLLASTHQRLQIVVIDDGSTDRTADIAASVNDPRVLVVRQPNAGKAAALNTGLAHTRHDIVVMVDADTVFEPDAVHQLIQPLAHPAIGAVSGNTKVGNRRSLLGRWQHLEYVFGFNLDRRMFEVLECMPTVPGAIGAFRRDALMGVGGVSEDTLAEDTDLTMALWRAGWRVVYEETAVAWTEVPTSLRQLWRQRYRWGYGTLQAMWKHRRAVVSLGSVGRFGRRGLSYLTLFQVLLPLLAPVIDLFALYGALFLDPGQAAGVWFGYLAIQMVCAGYALRLDGERMRALWSLPFQLFVYRQLMYLVVIQSVVALLLGTRLRWHRIQRSGTAAQALGEAPAYRSLTSK